From Thermostichus vulcanus str. 'Rupite':
TGCCTTTACCCTGAAGCGCCCCGGCGAGCGCAAGCAAATCTTGGCGGAAATGCTCAAGCTAGGCCAATACGACCTGCTAGCAGAGCGCTGCCGAGAACAGATGCGCGGAGCGAAACTCAAGGCCGATCTCCTGCAAGAACGCCTGTACAAACTCGACCAACAGCAGGCCCAAGCAGAGCAAATTCAAGCGGAACTAACCCAGTTGCAACACCAGCAAGCTCACCTACAACAGCTCCTCAGCCAGCAACAACAGCAACTGCAAACCCTAGAACATCGTTGCAAAAGTCGCCAAACCCTACAGGATCGCCATCAGCAACTCACCCAACACCTGCACAAGCTCAGTGCCACCCTGCAACACACCGAGCAACAATGGCGAACGCAGCGGCAACACCTGCTGGAACTTGAAAGTCTGCTGGCCCAGAGGGAGTCGATTCTAGCAGGCTACGAACGCTATCAAACCCTGATGGCGCAAGACCGACATCTCAACCACCTCTTTGAGCAACAGCGCCAACTCAGCGAAGAACGGCAGAGGTTACAGACCCAACAAGCCGAGCAACAGCAGCACCACCTACAGGCCCTCCAGCGCCTGCAACAGGAACTGGCCAACCGAAAAGCCCAAGCCCAAGCGGATGCCCAGCTGCTGGCCGAACAAGAGCGCATTGAAACCGCGCTGCACAACTACCACTCGGCTCAAGAGCGTCTACAAATTCTAAGCGCACACCAACAACAGGCCATCATCCTGCTGGAGCAACAGCGACAGGCTCAGGAGCAAATCCGCCATGAGCAGGAACGCCTACAAGCCCGTGCCCAACTGCTGAAACAACAGCTGCAAGCGCAACACACCCAAGCGCAACGGCAACAGCAGATTCAACAGGCCCTTGCCGCAGGGGAAGCCGAATTGGCACAACTGGAGCGGCGACGACTCTATCAGCAGCGGGTACTGGAAAAAGGGCAAGAACGGCGACTGTTTGTGCAGCAGTTACAAGAACGGCAACGGGCCCTGCAGCAACAGTGGCAACAGGAGGAGGAGCAATGTTTGCTGCTTCAGGGTTCACTGGCGCTAGGGCAGGATCCTGCCGCCCATATCCTGGCGGGGGTGAGTGCTGTTGCGCAAAGTGAAAGGGATCCCAAGGGTGAACCGGCTTCTGAATCCCCCCTGCCTCAAGAATCGGCCATCGTTTCTGCTGGTGGGAGGAAGTCCTCTGCCTCCATCTGCCCTCTGTGTACGCGCCCTCTTAGCCCCCGGTTGCGAGACCTGGTGCTGAAAAAACATCGAGAGCGCCAGGAGGAGATTGCTGGAGAACTGTTTGTCATCCGCGAACAACTGGCGGTAGCTGACCGAGAAATTGAACTGTTGCGGGAGGAGGCTCGCCTCCTGAACCAAGAACTGGCAACCCTAGATGAGCGTTTACAGGCCCAAGGGCGTTTGCAGCAACAATGGCAAGCCGAACAGGAGCGTCATCGGCAAATGGAGGCTTGGCAAGCAGAATTAACAGAGCTAGAACAGATCCTGGCCAACCAGTCCTACGCAGAAGCTGCCCACCAGCAGTTGCAAGCTGTTGAGCAAGCCTTGCAGCAGCTGGGCTACGACGACCGCGAATATGCCCTACAACGGGGGGAAGTGGAGCGTTGGCGCTGGGCGCTGGGTCGTTCTCAGGACTTACGCAAAGCCCAGGAGCGTTATCCCCGCCTGAGCAAGGAGATTGAAGCCCTACAGACGCAACTGAACACTTTACAACAGAGGGGATCCCCGACTTCAACGCTCACAGAACGGTTAGCTCAGATCGAGCAGGCCCTCAGCCACCTCGGCTATGACGGAGCCTTGCATCAGCGCCTCAAGGCAGAACTCACCCAAGCACAAGTGTGGCCTGCCCGCCTACAAGCCTTAGAATTGGCCCATCAGGAGTTACCAGAAGCGGAAGCCCGCAGCCAGTCCCTATCACAGCGCCTGCAGGAAAGCCGCCAACATTTTGCCCAAGCCACCCAAGAGCTGGAACAGATCCATCAACAACTGACAGAGCAGCCCAACATTTCTGAAGCTCAGCTACAAGGGATCCGCCAAGCGATTCAGGAGTACCGCCAACAACTCGACCAGGTACTTTCTCAACTGGGGGCCACCCAACAACGACTGGAACAAGTAGCCCAGCAGGAGAAGGAGCGCCTGGACATTGAGCAACAGCTGCAACAGGCCCGCCGTCAGCAACAGGTGTATCAAGAACTGGCCACTGCCTATGGGCGCAATGGCATTCCTGCTTTGATCATTGAAAATGTATTGCCGGAACTGGAAGCCCAGGCCAATCACATTCTGGCGCGCCTCACCCAGCACCGCCTGCACCTGCAGTTTGTGACCCAGCGCTCAGGGCGCCGCTCCAGCAAGCTGATCGATACCCTCGATATCCTGATTGCGGATCCCCACGGCACCCGCCCCTACGAAACTTACTCCGGCGGAGAGGCCTTCCGCATCAACTTTGCCATTCGTTTGGCCCTCTCCCGCTTGCTCACGCAACGCTCCGGATCCGATTTACAGACGCTGCTGATCGATGAGGGGTTTGGATCCCAGGATGCCACCGGTCGGGCCCAGCTTTTGGCCGCCATCAACGCCGTGGCCCCCGAGTTTGCCTGCATTTTGGTGATCACCCACATCCCCAGCCTGCAGGATGCCTTTCCCCATCGCATCGAGGTCCAGCCTTCCCCACAGGGATCCCGTCTGCAGATTCGCGGTTAAGAAACCGATCTCAAGATTCTCAAGATCTAGAATCAAGGCAGTTGCCAATCCAGAGGCTCCTGGAGGAGGCTGCTAGCCATGTTAAGACGCTTGGATCAAGCTCTAGGAGGGTTCAATAGCCATCCTTTCTGGGCAGAACTGAAGCACATGCAAACCTTGCGGCAACTCTGGCCTGAAGTGGTCGGAGAGGTAGTTGCGGCTCAAACCTACCCCTTGAGTGTGCGCCGGCAGGTACTCCAGGTGGCCACTTCAAACCCAGCCTGGGCCCAAAATCTGGCCTTTCAACGGCACCTGATCCTCAAGAAATTGAACAACCACCTGCAGACTCCCCTCAATGATATCCGCTTTAGCCCCGGCGCTTGGCACGAGGGATCCGACCCAACTTCCCATCCTCATCCCGATGCAGAACTCACCGGTAAGTTTTACGGTGTTCCCCACCTTCCCAAGCCAGAGGGACACCCCCTCACTGCGAAACCCAAGTCTTCAGAGCAACAGCCGCCACGGGATGCCAAAACCGCCTTTGAACGTTGGGTGCGAGTGGTGAAACAACAGCAAACCCAGCAAAATAGGTTTCCCTGCCCCACCTGCCGTTGCCCCACCCCTGCTGCTGAGCTGGAGCGCTGGTTTGTGTGTGGGTTTTGTCATCGGCAATCGATACGCCCGCGCAGCTAATGCTAGGGATCCCCAGATTGCTCTCAAATGACTTCTAAACCAAAATCTGCGCCGGGATTTGCTCCGCCAGTTGCGTCATTTCCCGCCGCGCCCAGGTATCGGCCTGCAAAATATCCTCCAGGCCGGGATCCGCGATCACCCGATGCCGCTCGCAAACCTGCTCCAACAGACGCGGGATATCCAAAAAGCGGATGCGCTCCTCCAGGAACAGGGCCACGACGGCTTCGTTGGCGGCATTCAACACGGCAGGTAGGGTTCCCCCGGCTCGTCCGGCGGCATAAGCCAGCTTCATGCAGGGGTATTTGCGGTGGTCGGGAGCCTTGAAGGTGAGGGATCCCAGCTTGACCAAATCGAGGGGATCCCAGGGGGTAGCCAGGCGTTCTGGCCAACTGAGACCGTAGAGGATGGGCAGGTGCATATCCGGCCAACCCAACTGGGCCAGAACCGAGGTGTCCGCCAGCTCGATCAGGGAGTGGATGATGCTTTGGGGGTGGATGAGGATGTCGATGTGGTCATAATCCAAACCAAACAGCCAATGGGCCTCGATCACCTCCAAGCCTTTGTTCATTAGGGTGGCGGAGTCGATGGTGATCTTGCGCCCCATCACCCAGTTGGGATGTTTAAGGGCATCCGCCAAGGTTACTTGATCCAATTTCTCAGCTGGCCAATCCCGAAAGGCTCCTCCCGAGGCGGTGAGTAAAATTCTCCGCAGCGCCCCTTCAGGCACCCCCTGCAAACATTGAAAAATGGCGGAATGCTCGGAATCGACGGGGATTAGCTGGACACCGTACTCCTGCACCAACGGCAACACCACCGGGCCACCAGCAACCAGGGTTTCTTTGTTGGCCAAGGCAATGTCTTTCCCGGCGCGGATGGCTGCCAAGGTCGGTAACAAACCGGCACAGCCAACAATCCCCGTCACCACCCGCTCTGCTTCTGGATAGGCCGCCACTTGACATAGCCCCTCAGATCCTGCCACCAACTCCGGCAGCGGCTGGATCCCGTCCAACAGTGACCGTAGCTCCGGGAGCAAGTCTTCCCGGCCAATACCGACGATTTGGGGCCGAAACTGCCGCACCTGCTCTGCCAACAGGGTGATGTTGTTATGGCTGGTTAAACCAACAACCCGAAACCGCTCTGGATACTGGGCGACCAAATCCAAGGTTTGGGTGCCAATGGAGCCGGTGGAGCCGAGCAAGGTGATGGCTTGCATGAGAAATCCCTTTGCGCCTAAAGAAAAGGTGAAGATGCTGCTCCCTTCACCTTACAGCTTTTTCCAGCGGTACCCGATCCAGCGCACACAGGCTAGGCTCCTGCCTGAGAGGAATCCTGGGCTGTCTCAAAACCTACAGTCGGGGAAGTCGGGGAAAAGGCTACCAAGCTATGCCAGGATCCCACCCCAATCTGATCTATGGATCATGACCCATGGATCCAACGGGATCCACAAAAGGATCCCCTAGTCCTGTTCTGATCCCTGCGGGATCTCAACTCGGCTCTGCAACCACTGCTGCACCAGGGGGAGAAGGGTTTCGCTCAGTTGGTTCCACTGGCTGGGCTTTTGTGTAGTGGTCAGCAGCTCTACTCGATCTCCGCGAATGACCAAAAAGCCGACCGGCTCAATGCGCACCCCGCCCCCCGCCCCTCCAAATAGGCTGGCCGGATCCCCCCCATTGCCCCGAAAGCCGGGAGCCGTCTTGCCAAAGTTGCCGCCACCCCCGCCCAAGCCAAAGTGCAAAGACATGTAGGGCACGATAATCGTTTCACCAATGGTGATCGGCTGGCCGAAGGTTTGCCCTGTTTCCGCCAGAACCCGTAGCTTGCTCAGTACCGCTTCCAGCACCGTTTCGACATTAAACTCGGATCCCATCTCGGCTCACTCACCCGCATGACGATCCCAGCCTACCTTGCCCAACGGCGGCCCGTTGGCAAAGCAGACCCGAGAAAACAGCTTAATCTTCGTCGGGAGAGCCGGAATAGAGGTCTTCCAAGCGATTGCGGGCCTCATCCAAATTGGCAGAGCGGATCACCAACAGGGGCTCTTCCGTGAGGTTGCCATCTTCGTCCACCAGTTCCGGGTGAGGGATCCGCTTGCGAGAACGGCGGGGAGATGCCTTGCGCTCTTCCATCCCCAGGGTAATGAGGTTGGAAACCAGGTTGCGCAGGGCCAGAAAGGCAATGGCCGCAAAAGCGACGAGATAGAGGATCTGGAGCATCAGGAGTCGGAGGAGGGATGAATCTGGCGAAATCGACGACCAAGCTCGGCACATTCCATCAGCAAGCGATGCCATTTTGCCATCAGCCCAGGGTCGATGCCAACTTCATTATCCGATAACTGATAGAGAGTTTCCGCCACCTGTAACTCTGATTGAGCAGCCAGCACTCGCTCCAAAACGGACTGCTGCTCGTCCAAGCTAAGCCATTCCAGCCGTTCTTCTTGTAGAAACCGACGTGAGCGCTCAAACCAGTAGCGGTAGTCCTCCAGCAACGGCCCCAGGATCTCTTGCAACAGCTCCGCTTTGCTCATGGCTTGGGATCCCTCAATAGCTGGTCTAGATAAGAAAATCTTAGCAGAACTTAACTTTTGTTGCCCAGGGATCCCCTTCAGCGGGATTCCAGCCAGGCTTCCGCCTCCAGCATCAGGGTTTCCAACTGTGGCAATAGATCCCTGGCCCCCTCCTGCCAATAGCCCCGTTGATGGGCCTCCAGCAGCCGCTCGCTCATATCCCGCAACGCCCAGGGGTTGTGGGCCCGTAAGAAAGCCTGCACCTGGGGATCCAAGAGGTAGGCTTGGGCTAAACCCGTGTACATAAAGTCCGGCACAGTATGGGTGGTGGCATCGTAGGCAAATAGATAGTCCAACGTGGCCGCCATTTCAAAGGCTCCCTTGTAGCCGTGGCGCATCACCCCGGCTATCCACTTGGGGTTGACCACACGGGAGCGGTAAACCCGGTCGATTTCTTCTGCTAGGGCACGAATTTTCGGGTTTTGGGGACGGGCATGATCCCCGAAATAGATCTGGGGATCCCGGCCCTGAAGGGTGCGTACCGCCGCCACCATCCCCCCCTGAAACTGATAATAATCGTCAGAATCCAGCAGGTCGTGTTCGCGGTTGTCTTGGTTGTGCAGCACAATTTGCAACTGGGCCAATTGCCGTCGTAGCGCTTCTGGAGCTGCTTGTCCCTCGGCTTCGGCTCGGTAAGCATAGCTGCTCCAGTTCAAGTAGGCCCGCGCCAGATCCGCCTCGGTTTCCCAGTTTTGCGCCTCGATCAACCCCTGCAACCCAGCCCCATAGGCCCCTGGCTTGGAGCCAAAGATCCGCAGTCGCGCCCATTCCTCAGCTTGTTGGGGTGGGATCCCTTGCTGTTGCCAGTGTTGGGTGTCAGCCTTCACTTGAGCCCGTAAAGGGTTGTCGGTTTCCGGCTCATCCAGATCGGCTACAGCTTGCACAGCCCGGTCAAACAGGGCAATCAAATTGGGAAAGGCATCCCGAAAGAAACCGGAAATGCGCAGGGTAACATCCACCCGTGGCCGCCCCAACACCGAGACCGGCAGGATCTCGAAGTTCACCACCCGCCCCCCATCCCAACAGGGTTTTACCCCGAGCAGCGCCAAGGCTTCCGCCCAATCCTCACCGCCGGTACGCAGGGTGGCTGTCCCCCACACCGAGAGGCCCAAGCTGCGGGGATAGTCCCCCTGTTCCTGCACATAGCGCTCCACCACCCGTTCTGCCGCCAGGGATCCCACTTGCCAGGCGGTGGGGGTGGGAATGGCGCGGATATCCACCGAGTAGAAGTTGCGCCCGGTAGGTAAAACCTCCATCCGACCCCGTGTGGGTGCGCCGGAGGCACCGCTGGGCACATAGCCCCCATTCAGCCCGTGCAAGAGGTTGTGCAGCTCCTGGGGGGTTTGCTGCAGACGGGGCAGTAAATCCGTTTCAATCCAGTGCAACACCTGCTGGGCCGCTGGCCCCGGTGGTGGATCATAGGGGATCCCTTGCACCCGTTGGGCAATCCACAGGCGGGCTTGCGCCTCTAGGGCAGCGACTCCATCTCCGATCCAGCGAAAGTTATCAGACATCGGCAAGACAATCGGGGAGCAGGATCCCTCATGGAACAGAAGTGACAGAACGTTGGGCAGAATCTGAAATAATAAAGAAGAATCACTCAGGGGAGAACAACTTTTCTCAGCCCAGATTCACGATAGGCCAGGCCACTAGTCTTTGACCCACAACATCCCGGCCCGCAGCGGATCAAAAGAAGCATCGAAGATTGTGGAGTGATCGAAGCTGGCCCGTGCCAACTTAGCTCCGGTAATTTTCGCCCCTGAAAAATCTGCCCCGCGCAGATTGGCTTTGCTCAGGTCAGTACCGCGTAGATCCGCTCCTCCAAATTTGGCCCCTACCAGGTTGGCCCCGATCAGGTCTGCCCCAATCAAATCTGCACCCACTAAAGTGACTCCAGCCAGATTGGCACCATTCAGCTTGCTCATGCGCAGCTTGGCCCCGCCCAACTTGGCCCCCGACAACAGCGCCTCGTTCAGCATGGCCCCACTCAGATCTGCCCCACTCAAGTCCGCATCCGTCAAATCCGCCTGTCGCAGATTGGCCCCGATCAGCGTCGCCCCGATCAGCTCCGCCCGTGTTAAATTCGCTTCGTTGAGATTGGCCCCGATCAGCTCTGCTCCCACCAGATCGGCCCGTACCCATTGGATCCCTTGCAAATTGGCTCCAATTAACTCCGCCAAGCGCAGCGTGACCCCGCTGAAGTCTCGATTGCCCTGGGCATAGGATTCGAGCAGTTCGGAAGCTGAGTGGATATAAACCATCGATGCTTACCAACGCAAAAGGTTAAATCGATACAGTGTTCGATTTGTATCCTTACTGTAATCTGACCCGCACCACTCGCAAAGAGAAGAAATGAGGTACACCCCATTTAGTCAGTCCACAAGTGGCTCAGGCCAAGGAGATGATGAGCTTCTTATAAGCTTCTTAATAATGGGATCGGAGGGACTCGAACCCTCACGTTCTTGCGAACAACGGATTTTAAGTCCGTAGCGTCTACCATTCCGCCACGATCCCCTGCTGCAGCTGCTGCTGCACAGCCGTACTACTCTATCAAACAGTTTGGCTGAGCGGGATAAAGGTGATCATTATTGATTGATCACAGACCTTTCTTCAGTCATCTCCTGGGGGGATAATGAGCCCCAGATTCCTCATCATTCAGCATCGAGTTGAGATCAGCTTTCAGGGATCCCCCAACCGGTAGCCGCGTGGAGTAACCAGCCTTTGACCATATTGAAAGGTATTGGAGTTGCCAATCAGCACCAGCGTTAACATGTCCACTTGCTCGGGATCCAACTCCGCCAGCGTGGTGAGATGAAGCGCTTGTCCGGGGCGGTAAAGGTTACGGGCCAGGGCCACTGGGGTATGAGCTGAACGGGCCTGCAAAAAAATGTCAACGGCTCTCAGCAAGGGATCCAGCCGTTGTTTGGAGCGCGGATTGTAGAGAGCAACCACAAAATCGGCGGCGGCGGCTGCCTGGAGGCGCTTTTCAATCACCGGCCAAGGGGTGAGCAAATCGGATAGGGAAATGGCGCAAAAGTCGTGCATCAAAGGGGATCCCAACTGGGCTGCCGCTGCCTGGAGGGCTGAGATGCCGGGTAATACCTCCAGGGAAGGTTGGATCCCATCCCATCCCCTTTGGGTCAAACACTGTAACACCAGGCCCGCCATACCATAAATGCCCGCATCCCCAGAAGAGATCACGGCGACCTTGAGCCCTTGCTCTGCCCAGGCGATGGCTCGTTCCGCCCGCTGAATCTCCCGGGTAATCGGGGAGGGATCCCGAATTTGGCCAGGATGCAACAGCGGCTCGATCAAGTCCAGATAGAGTTGATACCCGATCACCGCATCCGCTTGGGTGAGGGCCATACGAGCCGCAAGGGTGAGCTGGGCCAGATCACCAGGGCCAGTCCCGATCAGCCACAGGTGCCCAGAGCGTGGGGAATATTCTCGGCTAGCCTGGGCAATCGCCAGGGTACAGGCTCCCTCCGTCGGGGAAGTATAAACCCGTTTGGGGCAGATTAGGGTCGCCGCAGGATTCGCAGTGTCGTAAACCGACTGCTGGCGCAGCTTGCTTTGAGACTCTGCCACCCGTAGAGCCGCCGCTTCTGCAACAGAGGGGGTGCCCACCGCTTGACGAACGGTTTCGGAAGGATGCGGTACTGGGATCCCAGCTAGCTCTTCAGCCGAAAAGAAGCGTAGAGGCCAATCGTAAGCCTGAGCCAGTTCCAGAAGCCCTGCTTCGTCTTGCTTGAGCGTCAAGGTGGCCAAACCCGCAATCGCTTCCCAGGCCAGCCCCTGTTCCTGGAGTAGCTGCCGCAGGGATCCCTCTAGCCAAGCTCGGGTGGTGCCCCGCTCACAGCCAATCCCGACCCAAAGCACCCGCGGATGCCAGCTCACGCTGGGGATCCCTAGGGGAGGAAGAGTCCGTTCGCCAATGTGAATTTGGGCCACTGCCTCTGCCGCTGGGGTGAACAGCCGTTGATGCTCAGCCCAAGCCCGCCGCCAGAGCTCGGTGCCACAGGTTTGCTGCACCTGGACAGGTTCTCCCCGGTTCAGGGCTGCCGCCACTTCAGTCCAATTCCCGCTCCCCCGCCGCCACCCATAGGGATCCCCGAGCAAATCCAAAGGTGGGATCCCCAATCCCTCCGAACCCGAGGTCAGCACCGGTTCTACCCCCAGAGCGACCGCCACCCGCCGGGCCAAGGCATCGGCACCGCCCACATGCCCGCCACACAAGCTGATCACCCAGCGACCCGCTTCATCCACCACCACCACCGCCGGATCGGTATGTTTGTTCTGCAACAAAGGGGCAATCAATCGTACCACTGAGCCCGTAGCCAAGATAAATAGACACCCTTGCACCTGGGGCCAAGTACGGGCAACCGCTTCCGACAGGGATCCTGGCCCGGAAGGATGGGTGGGATCGGCGTAGGCTTGCCAGGGTTGGGGTAGGGGATCCCCGTTGGGATTGGCTTTGCTCCAGTAGAGGATGGAAGCTGGCAAGCTGGAATCGAACTGTCTGTCGGCAATCGGAACCGGTTGGCCAGTCAGAAGGGATCCCAGTTGAGTAGCAATCTGGCGGCCCTGCGAAGTTGGGGCAAAGAGGGCAAGCTTCATTTGGATCTTCCTTAGAGCAAGCTATCCACTCTATCGGTATCCATGGCTGAAATTGTTCTTCCTTTGTCTTGGGGCGGCAAAAACAAGAGCCGGAAGAAAAAATCGATCCCTAACTGAGGGCCGTTTGCAACCGTTCTTGAGCGACCTGCAGGGCTTCCGGTAGTTTTTCCGGTTGTTTCCCGCCTGCTTGAGCCAGGTTGGGCCGTCCACCGCCGCCCCCGCCTGTCAGCTTGGCGATCTCCCCGATAAAGGATCCAGCCTTCAGACCTTTTTTCTGCACCAACGGGCTAAAGGCTGCCACCCAGCTCACCTTGTCTGGCTCTGGCAGGGATCCCAGCACCACCGCTCCTTCCCCCAGTTTGTGGAGCAGATGCTCGGCGGCGGTTTTCAGAGCTTCGGCAGCGGTGCAGCCCAATTCGGCCACCAGGATTTTCACCCCGCCGACGGAAATCGCCTGTTCCAAGAGCCGTTCTGCTTGCAGCAAGGCTAGCTTGGCGCGGGTTTCCTCCAGTTCCTTTTGGGTGGTCTTCAGCTCCGTTTGCAAAGCCGCAATTCGTTCTGGGATCTCCTGCGGCTTGGCCTTGAATTGGGCGCTCAGTTCCCGCACCACACTGTCCCGCTCATTCAAGTATTCCAGTACTGCTGGCCCCGCCACTGCTTCAATCCGGCGGATCCCGGCGGCAATACCCGTTTCAGCGATGATCTTAAACAGGCCAATTTCGGCGGTGTTGTTGACATGGGTGCCGCCACACAGCTCCATCGATACCCCCGGAAAATCGATCACCCGCACCTGCTCGCCGTATTTTTCCCCGAACATGGCCACTGCCCCCCTGGCTTTGGCCTCCGCTAAGGGCATCACTGCCACCTGGGCAGCATGGGCTTCGGCAATCCAGGTATTGACCAGGCTCTCAATTTGCTCCAACTCAGCAGGGGTGACGGCCCGCGAGAGGGTGAAGTCAAAGCGCAGCCGGTCAAAGGCCACCAGGGATCCTGCCTGACTGACCGAGGGATCAACGATTTTTTTCAGGGCCGCCTGCAACAGATGGGTGGCGGTGTGATGGGCTTGTACCCGCCGCCGACAGGCCAGATCAATTTGCGCTTGCACGGGATCCCCGACGCGTAGGATGCCTCGTTCCACCCGACCCACATGAATAAACAGATCGGATTGCTTCTTCACATCCTCAATGCGCACCAGCAGTCCATCCCCAGACAGATAACCCCGGTCGCCAATTTGACCGCCCGACTCGGCGTAGAAGGGGGTGCGATCCAAAATAATCTGAACCGATTGCCCTGCTTCCACCTGGGGTACCGATGCTCCCTCCACCAACAGGGCTTCCACCACCCCTTTGGCCAAGGATTGGGTATACCCCAAAAACTCCGTTTGGCTGAGGAAATCCGCCAACGCATCCAGGGATCCCTGGGCAGTGAGGTCGATGGTTTGATGAGCCGCCCTAGCCCGTTGCCGTTGCTGCTCCATTTCCTGCTCAAACCCCGCCAGATCGACCGTGAACCCCTGCTCTGCTGCGATTTCCTGAGTTAGCTCTAACGGAAAACCATAGGTATCGAAGAGCTTGAACGCATCGGAGCCAGAGATTTGTTTTGGCAGGGTTGTTCGATCCTTCTTGCCGGCCTCAGCTGACTGAGTGGCTGTGGCAAACAGTTCAAACAGTAACCTTTCCCCCCGCTCCAGGGTTTTGAGAAATTGCTCCTCCTCCCGTTGCAGCTCGGTTTTGATCAGGGTTTCCCGCTCCCGCACCTGCGGATAGGCTGCTTCCGCCAACTGAATCGAGGTTTCCACCACCGCCGTTGTAAAGGGATCCGTAATCCCCAGCAGCCGCCCGTGGCGCACGATCCGCCGGATCAACCGCCGCAACACGTAGCCCCGATCC
This genomic window contains:
- the cobJ gene encoding precorrin-3B C(17)-methyltransferase, which produces MKLALFAPTSQGRQIATQLGSLLTGQPVPIADRQFDSSLPASILYWSKANPNGDPLPQPWQAYADPTHPSGPGSLSEAVARTWPQVQGCLFILATGSVVRLIAPLLQNKHTDPAVVVVDEAGRWVISLCGGHVGGADALARRVAVALGVEPVLTSGSEGLGIPPLDLLGDPYGWRRGSGNWTEVAAALNRGEPVQVQQTCGTELWRRAWAEHQRLFTPAAEAVAQIHIGERTLPPLGIPSVSWHPRVLWVGIGCERGTTRAWLEGSLRQLLQEQGLAWEAIAGLATLTLKQDEAGLLELAQAYDWPLRFFSAEELAGIPVPHPSETVRQAVGTPSVAEAAALRVAESQSKLRQQSVYDTANPAATLICPKRVYTSPTEGACTLAIAQASREYSPRSGHLWLIGTGPGDLAQLTLAARMALTQADAVIGYQLYLDLIEPLLHPGQIRDPSPITREIQRAERAIAWAEQGLKVAVISSGDAGIYGMAGLVLQCLTQRGWDGIQPSLEVLPGISALQAAAAQLGSPLMHDFCAISLSDLLTPWPVIEKRLQAAAAADFVVALYNPRSKQRLDPLLRAVDIFLQARSAHTPVALARNLYRPGQALHLTTLAELDPEQVDMLTLVLIGNSNTFQYGQRLVTPRGYRLGDP
- the alaS gene encoding alanine--tRNA ligase, with protein sequence MFPSLSGADIRQAFLDFYAQRGHQVLPSASLVPEDPTVLLTIAGMLPFKPIFLGQRDPDYARATTSQKCVRTNDIENVGRTARHHTFFEMLGNFSFGDYFKKEAIAWAWELVTEVFGLPPERLVVSVFREDDEAFALWRDEVGIPAHRIQRMGEADNFWAAGPTGPCGPCSEIYYDFKPELGDAHIDLEDDSRFLEIYNLVFMELNRDSEGHLTPLAKQNIDTGLGLERLAQVLQGVPNNYETDLIFPIIQTAADIAQLDYFKATPEQQTSLKVIGDHARAVMHLIADGVIPSNVDRGYVLRRLIRRIVRHGRLLGITDPFTTAVVETSIQLAEAAYPQVRERETLIKTELQREEEQFLKTLERGERLLFELFATATQSAEAGKKDRTTLPKQISGSDAFKLFDTYGFPLELTQEIAAEQGFTVDLAGFEQEMEQQRQRARAAHQTIDLTAQGSLDALADFLSQTEFLGYTQSLAKGVVEALLVEGASVPQVEAGQSVQIILDRTPFYAESGGQIGDRGYLSGDGLLVRIEDVKKQSDLFIHVGRVERGILRVGDPVQAQIDLACRRRVQAHHTATHLLQAALKKIVDPSVSQAGSLVAFDRLRFDFTLSRAVTPAELEQIESLVNTWIAEAHAAQVAVMPLAEAKARGAVAMFGEKYGEQVRVIDFPGVSMELCGGTHVNNTAEIGLFKIIAETGIAAGIRRIEAVAGPAVLEYLNERDSVVRELSAQFKAKPQEIPERIAALQTELKTTQKELEETRAKLALLQAERLLEQAISVGGVKILVAELGCTAAEALKTAAEHLLHKLGEGAVVLGSLPEPDKVSWVAAFSPLVQKKGLKAGSFIGEIAKLTGGGGGGRPNLAQAGGKQPEKLPEALQVAQERLQTALS